From Sander vitreus isolate 19-12246 unplaced genomic scaffold, sanVit1 ctg154_0, whole genome shotgun sequence:
ctctctctctctctctctctctcttgttttctGTAACGTCAGTagcacccctccctctcttcaaGAACgtcgaaaaaacaacaaaaatgtcccaaaatgacaaaacttcggaaaaaaatgattttcagAGTCTTGAATACTGTAGCAGTAACTGTTTTCACAGCAACATAAGACGCTCTCGGCTActttttggaataaaaataaCGCTGCCGGTTTCTTCATGTTTTACTAAAATAGCGCCCTAGCCACCTTCTCCTTTCAAAAAACAGAAGCCAAATGTGATCGTGGCCTCACGCAGCATCAGTCCCTCATAATAACATAACCGTCATGGCCGCTCCGCAGCGTCCAGAGCCAAGCTGAGTATGATCAGCACCATGTCAAAGATCCGCGGGCAGGAGAAGGGACCAGGGTACCCGCAGGCCGAGTCCGTCCTGGGAGACGCCATGCTGAGGTTCGGACGCGAGTTAGGGGAGGAGTCCAGCTTCGGTGAGTGGGAATGTACACGTTTATAGATAGAAATGTCACGATTGTGGGTTTTCTGTTGTagttgtttcctgttttattttgtagtctgttttctcccatgtcatgtcttgttttacttcctgccttgtgttttcccgcctttctgattgtctgtgtgtgtgtgtatgtctctgtctgtgtgtgtgtgtgtgtgtgtgtgtgtgtgtgtgtgtgtgtgtgtgtgtgtgtgtgtgtgtgtgtgtgtgtgtgtgtgtgtgtgtgtgtgtgtgtgtgtgtgtgtgtgtgtatgtgtgtgtggctctctCTGTGGttccttttgacattttatcatTGTCTTCATTTGTACCGATGATTTAAATGAGTTTTATTCTGATCCAAACAATAGAAGTGCTTCAACAactttgtaatatatatatatatatatatatatatatcttcctcccctctgtctctttctctctctctctctctctctctctctctctctctctctctctctctctctctctctctctctctctctctctctctctctctctctctctctctctctctctcttattatatatatttccctctctctctctctttctctctctctctctctcttattatatatatttccctctctctctctctttctctctgtcccgTCCCCCCCAGGCCTGGCCCTGATCGATGCCAGCGAGGCGATGAAGGAGCTGGGCGAGGTGAAGGACGCCCTGGACATGGAGGTCAAACAGAACTTCATCGACCCGCTGCAGAACCTCCACGACAAAGACCTCAAAGAGATCCAGGTGAGGAAACCTGCTTCCCTGTTGAAAGGCTTCAGAGGAAACTAAAGGAGACCTTAAAGTAGTGGTTCCCACGGTGGGGTCAGAGGACCCCCcaggggccctattttaacgatctaaagcgcacggcgtgaagcgcctggcgcaggtgggtttagggcgtgtccaaatccacttttgctagtttgacggcgggaaAAAGTGTCCGTGCGCCGggcacatggttcaaaagggttgaccttagtgtcttcattaatcagaggtgagttttgggcgtaacatgcaatcaaccaatcagagatcatctcccattccctttaaaagccaggcgcgtttggaccttggagcattgctgttatgatggaggatttgcaccgtaatatttttatttgtaatcttctgcatgtgtgtgtgctgctgtgcgtccctgtgtgtgtaacaagcatagtgtgcacgctgtgcacgagcctaggagcattttactaatttgctgttaaaataacaatgaaatgctgcgttattgactttagaccaggtttctgttggtcaatggtgcgatcacttcccgctgcctcaagatagcaatacgcccagaatgcacctgaacacacctccctgtaacaccagcacgcccagaatgcacctgaacacacctccctgtaagaccagcacgcccagaatgcacctgaacacacctccctgtaagactagcacgcccatgggcgcaaagatgggcgcaaagatgggtgcaggtgcgtttgctatttaaacgacgcgggcgctgggcCCAACaaattgacaactgcatcggtcttaaactagcaaagacacctGCGTCGGGCTTTGTGTCGCGCAGCgtcaggtgcaagatagggccctgaaTGTATCTGAAACATTTAAGCAGTAATGGAAGCTAAAGAAACTGCAGGGTACGGATGCTGCGTAAGAACTTTACTAGACACAAATCTAGAGACATTTTTATGAATCGTAAACGTTCTCCGAAGTCATTTGTTTTCCGTCTTGTTTCCCCTCTCTCGGCTGCAGCACCACCTGAAAAAGATGGAGGGCAGGCGTCTGGACTTTGACTACAAGAAGAAGCGCCAGGGGAAAGGGGTCCAGGACGAGGAACTCAAACAGGCGCTGGAGAAGTTCGACGAGAGCAAAGAGGTCGCTGAGCAGAGCATGTTCAACCTTCTGGAGAGCGATGTAAGGACTTAATTTACCTCGGCTACAAAGACTTTCAGACGTCAATTCATCTGCCCATTATTAGGGGTAATTGTGGGGGGTTTtaaccatgtttttgtgtctactCATGAAGTAGCGTATGTAgtgccaattcgtatgccattattggcgtgttatcaagacgcatactcgctttttagcgtgtttatcaacgccgtttggcctccattgacttacattagcttgCAATTGCGTGTGAATTAACGCCGTAGCGactagtatgaaagcccgaaaatccgcgtagggaggttggtcggggtggaggatgggtcaaacacaggactttcaccatggagaccggggatcgtgtcccacgtctcacgtttcctaaacccaaccggcgctttcttctcgcgataacatgCCACGTGTATATTTACGGCTGCTGTATACAgcatagacatacacgtggatagctaaAACTAAGTACAggtaacacgccacttggcttaagaaagtggtcgtgtatgtttacgcgaagtcatgatgccatgttgctaTGTGACTGATTGGAGCAACAGTCTTTGAAAGTATGAACCGACTGCAGCGGTCTTGGTTAATTCTTGAGCAATTGCAAAGATTGTTGTCCCAATCAGTCActcagaaacaaaaaacaagggGTAAAAAATACCAACGTTACCCTGGTTGTTAGCACTGCTCTGCTCCAGTGAGTGACATGAGTGGAGAGCGACAGAAAAAGTAAGACCCAAGCAAtgttaaaacaacaaacacaatggaagtggaaacagaaatatgatccgattttttttccccccgagggaaactgcaaaaacatctttttaaaaaaacggGGATATCTTGTCCACAATACGGACACAAACGTGATCAAATATTCACCCTTACCGTTGCTATAGTTACCCGTGTGTTGCTGTGCCAAGCCAGACCCAGGCCCAGCATGGGTACAGAacagggggagagaaaaaaaacgtgtgtgtgtgtgtgtgtgtgtgtgtgtgtgtgtgtgtgtgtgtgtgtgtgtgtgtgtgtgtgtgttgcagataGAGCAGGTGAGCCAGCTGGCAGCGTTGGTTCAGGCTCAGCTGGAATACCACAGCCGCTCGGCCGAAATCCTCCAACAGCTCGCCAGTAAAATGGAAGACAGGTATGGCTCTATATGTCTACTTGAGATTTTTACAAACAAACCCATAAACATACAGTCATAAGTGTGGATAGACAAACCTTTATTCTActgtatcagaatcagaaaggtaTTCATtagagctgcacaatatatcgttcttttatcgtcatcgcgaaagacactccgAGATTTTtggtgttagttgaaagaaatcagtagaaaaactgcactttaacaTGTTGTTtaagtgctgccttttatgttTACTTCAAAGTTTAATTTGTTCAGTAAAAGAAAGTTGGacatgatttcctttcatttgtttgaaatccaacaagcagtttgttgtattttagcaaaaTACTGAATACTTCAATATCCGTTTatgtatcgcaagtaatattgttatcacCGTATTCAACACCGTTATTGCATATAACATTGCTGTGTCTCAAATCGCGTGCTTCTGTACTTACACTAGCTATTTTGATTACAtagtgtgtttacactgtcaaAGTGTGGTCAAATGCAGTGCACTACGAGAACCCGGAAGGTGCACtcatccatccaaccatccatccatccaaccatccatccatccatccatccaaccatccatccatccaatcaaccattcatccatccaaccatccatccatccatccaaccatccatcaatccatccatccatccatccatccatttaaccatccatccatccatccatccatccatccatccatccatccatccaaccaaccaaccatccatccatctattcatccattcatccaaccATCCAACCatcagtccatccatccatccatccatccatccatccatccatctccccTGTTGAAATGTACGCACTATGCAATTCAGTACGTAGTGTACAAAGTGTTCTGCCTGTTAACGGAAGTGTGCGGTTTGAGACACAAACATATCGTGCAGCCCAACTGTTTATAGCCACAGTAGTCACTGTTCATGGAGTTTGCCTTGGTGATAGGTGCGTACATACACAAACCAACATATTGAACGTTGATAATGTGTCCCTCCAGGATAAAAGAAGTGTCCAATAAACCGAGGAAGGAGTACACTCCCAAACCCCGAATGACTCTGGAGCTGCTGCCATCCAGCGAGAGCCACAACGGGGGGATCCACTCGGCCAAATCGCCCGGAAGATCACCAGGTACACTGGCTGGGAGTCCACTCTGGGTCGGAGAACGAGTGCTGGAACCATAGAAACAAAATGGATAGAAatttacactaccggtcaaaagtttggggtcacttataCATtcccattccactccattacagacagaataccagctgagattagttgcattgtttttttaatcagggcagcagttttcagatattacattatgtgcttacataattgcaaaagggttctcgactgttgtagaaagaagtggctgatctttaatgcaatatctacattgcccattatcagcaaccattcatccaacgtttccaaaggcccattctgttcactaatctgatatcattttaaaaggctaactgagaaaacattggagaacccttttgcaattatgtaagcacataatgtaatctggaaactgctgccctgattaaaaaaacaacttttaagtGGTAAGTTAagcttttgaccggtagtgtatatatacagttatatgttgtatatatacggtgtaatttacattttatttatttatttttcctttttaaacgtttttgttgcttttcggAGTTTTTGCGAGGGTTATTTTGGGCAGTGTTGTcgcctttttaatttttttttgcctcttgGCCTTTTTGTCGcttcttttgattttttttgtagcttttttttttcgaaaTTTGCAGACATGTCCCTGGATAGTTGGAGATCTGGAGATTGGAGAGTTGTTTTTCTGgcgttttttgaacattttagttttactttttcaaggtttttgtctcATATTTCAAtccatgcagacatgtcccggtACCTCCCTaaatagttggagatctcaatCCCCCAATGTTGAGCCCCAAGTCACGCCCTTGGCTggacccccaccccccccaaaaaaaaatattataatttcctttacatacataaagacatttgcaccataacgtGTTACATACAGAAGAGGTATGTAAAAAATTgccaattagacaattatgtaataactgTTACAGGCCTACAATTCATATATTTCTGGCTTGTGTGTCCCCCGCCCCCCAGCCCCCATGGACCAGCCGTGTTGCCGAGCGCTCTACGACTTTGAACCAGAGAACGAGGGCGAGCTGGGCTTTAAAGAGGGCGACATCATCACCCTGACCAATCAGATCGACGACAACTGGTACGAGGGCATGATCAACGGCCAGTCGGGCTTCTTCCCCATCAACTACGTGGATATTCTGGTGCCGCTCCCCCATTagttccccccaccccccgccAATGACCTGACCCTCAAACCCCTCGACCAATCCAGACaccctgaaaaacaaaaaaccacGCCCTCCTTCTACTTCTTCTTCCTGTGCTTTTTGTGCGATTCTGCTTTCACAAAAACAGGACTGCAATGACAGAGACGGAGATGGAGACGGGGATGGACGGGACGAGGCAGTGGGGCGGTGATGGGAGGAGGATTTTAAGTGTGAGAGATGCAGAAAGGAGGGATTGAAAGGGGAAGACAAGACGCAGAGATGATGTTCTTTTTACACCGCTCACTCAGCCGGGCGGCACTGGGAACCAATGAGGCTTTGGAGACTCAAAGGCAGGGTGTATAtgtacgtgcatgtgtgtgtctgtatgtgcgtTTCGACTTGTTCTTACTCTATTATGACCGAGCCAGCACAAAGCCTCGCTTGTCTGTTTAACTCCCTGACAGCTTCTTTTGTGCTGctgtcttttcttctcttcttgaAGGGGTtacttcagggtttttttttgaACATGGGCTCTCATTTTTCTCGTTTTTGTGTCTTAGTGTGTGATGGGAACAACCGTATTTGAAATTGGtgcagtattaagcaagacgaaactgcaatgtaacgttataATGAGCAATTTCGTTGATTTTGCATCCGCTAAAAGTTcagtttttgccactgacaggctcagattattattctaagtgtctgacaacattatggaaaggatccctacagagatagaccttttggttaaagagtaagatcctttttgtttaacatgaaacagccccgaaaatCGCCATCgctaaactcaccagactccatgtaaataaacagtactgttatcagcgtaaaacacaattcattcaaagtcgtggtttggttaaaataaacccctaattcacccatttacatgtgaaaatatgctggctctgtacacgctaaaagtactgattatttacatggagtctggtgggtttggtgacggCGATTTCAGatctgtttctggttaaacaaaaaggatcttactcttaaacaaaaaggtctatctctgtagggatcctttccataatgttgtcagacatttaGAATAATAATTTGAGCCTTTCAGCAGAGAAaatgttcccatcagtcacttagacaccaatgcgtgggaaaatagggtccagtttgaaaaaaaacctttaagtTTCTTGCTGTTTTTCTCTCAAAGTACTTCTGTCTTTTCTACCTTGACTTGCCTTTCCTGTGCTCTTCTTCAGTCCGAGATTTGTCACAGTCTTCCccactttctgtctttttctccttcCCTTCTTTACTTGCACTTTCAGCATGGCTCCATACCATGTACAGGCCTCTAGCTCATGGTCCGGAGCCGCAGATAGGGCACCAGACCATTCTGCTTTTCTTTGAGTACATCTCGTACTCTTGTAACATACTCTGCCTTTTTTTCTGAGTATCGACTCAACTGGCTGTACGCATGAACCAGCCAAATCAGAAACGAGAGTAGAAAGACGCCCGTGAaatgtagttgttttttttaggggtgcATCTTTGGAATAAAGTCGTATCTGCAATAAGTAGATTTTTACAGACTACTCGTCACCCATTCATCCTTTAATGGATAGGTTTTTAAAGGTCTTAGGGTCAGGAAACTCATTTAACACGTTGATAAACTCTGGGTTACGTGATTTACCGGACAGCAGCGCCAGTTGCATTGACCAGAACTTTTCACCAGGTGTGCATGGAGGAAAAGAtgcttagatttttttttttttttctgagtcaCCCATTCATAGTGTTCTGTGTGGAGTAGATACGTGTTCACTCGTCTTATTCGTGGTTTTTGCATGCTGGACTGCGTGAGCCGTATTAAAATTCATAGATTTAAGTCCTCTACCATTAATTACATTTAGGAAGGCTGATGCTCAGCGGGTCCTTAAAGTGGCAGTCCTTAACATTTCAGTCCTGGGTGATAGAATTTCTTAGACTGACGTCGTCATattcagattctagtcagaatatgagtctgataccgctccattgggctgtgattatggggcatgtttcaaccgaaccaggaaagaaaaggcctctgcactcaattggatagacctacaaccaatcagagcaacggatagacctaccaccaatcagagcaacggatagacgtACCACCAATCAGAGCCACAGATAGACCTaccaccaatcagagcaacggatagacctaccaccaatcagagcaacggatagacctaccaccaatcagagcaacggatagacctacaaccaatcagagcaatggaGTAGCCTATGTGATGTATGTTGAACTTTTGCcgaatcccgtaggaaggatggcaaaaacatctttccgtccgacaaatgccttgatcgTGGTTCTCTGttctgtcgatatcttctataacagacgcgatggcagccatctttgttgtaaactaattcaacccaagcgctctttggtgatgtggttgattacgttaccgTTGATcgtctgtccatcatcgtataaagcccgccctgacaatttgattgggcCGATCAGCTATGGTTTAACGTTTCAACGTTGTGAAACATTAGCAGTTTGGTtcggtttaggcaccaaaactacttggttaagtttaggaaaatatggtggtttgggttcaaatcagatgttacttcacttcctgaacttgacgtagctccgtttgttccgtaaagttaaaaaaaactcgttgtttaattttattttcaaacgggatgaaagtcctgtgtgtgtttaatccACCCACCAACCCAgttcgtcaccttacttcctgctttgctcccgtcatcaCTACTACGGTCACTAGAGGTCAccgccactataaacgtaaatatgactcgta
This genomic window contains:
- the LOC144513242 gene encoding endophilin-A1-like; the protein is MSVAGFKKQFHKATQKVSEKVGGAEGTKLDDDFKEMEKKVDITSRAVLDIMTRTTEYLQPNPASRAKLSMISTMSKIRGQEKGPGYPQAESVLGDAMLRFGRELGEESSFGLALIDASEAMKELGEVKDALDMEVKQNFIDPLQNLHDKDLKEIQHHLKKMEGRRLDFDYKKKRQGKGVQDEELKQALEKFDESKEVAEQSMFNLLESDIEQVSQLAALVQAQLEYHSRSAEILQQLASKMEDRIKEVSNKPRKEYTPKPRMTLELLPSSESHNGGIHSAKSPGRSPDIHLHHNAYNSYISGLCVPRPPAPMDQPCCRALYDFEPENEGELGFKEGDIITLTNQIDDNWYEGMINGQSGFFPINYVDILVPLPH